One region of Mangifera indica cultivar Alphonso chromosome 3, CATAS_Mindica_2.1, whole genome shotgun sequence genomic DNA includes:
- the LOC123211043 gene encoding uncharacterized protein LOC123211043 encodes MSASEITISSKSNPSEESNYVQKIGDLQNIRASYRLNGKNYLKWSQFVRTYLKGKGRLNHLLGTGPVKDDPMFGAWDEEDSMIMSWLWDSMDPMISDTCMFFATAKEIWDFIRRTYSKARDTAQVYDIKVKTTATKQGDKSVTEYANLLQNLWQELDHYRVFEMKCPEDAAILKSLIEKDRVYDFLPGLNPEFDQVRLQILGKEDTPSLEETISLIRAEESRRSVMLEPQTMEGSALVAKTDHQEKGKSDLPKYPGRENQWKENKDNLWCTHCKKPRHTKEKCWKLNGKPPSREWGNRGGQQRPQAHMAEQKKTEENSATGGFNSEEIEKLRSLLGSLEKPSGACSLALSGKPSFPFCMNASDKFYINS; translated from the coding sequence ATGTCAGCCTCTGAAATTACTATCTCTAGCAAGTCTAACCCATCTGAAGAATCTAATTATGTTCAGAAAATTGGAGATTTACAGAATATTCGGGCCTCCTATAGGCTCAATGGGAAGAACTACCTCAAATGGTCTCAATTTGTCCGCACATACCTAAAGGGCAAAGGAAGACTTAACCATCTTCTTGGAACAGGACCAGTAAAGGATGACCCAATGTTCGGAGCATGGGATGAGGAGGATTCCATGATTATGTCCTGGCTATGGGATTCCATGGATCCCATGATTAGCGACACATGTATGTTTTTTGCTACAGCAAAGGAGATTTGGGACTTCATTCGCCGCACATATTCGAAGGCCCGTGATACTGCTCAAGTGTACGATATCAAGGTCAAAACTACAGCTACCAAGCAGGGAGACAAGTCTGTTACAGAGTATGCAAACCTACTACAAAATTTGTGGCAAGAACTCGATCATTACCGAGTTTTTGAGATGAAATGCCCTGAGGATGCTGCTATCTTGAAgagcttaattgaaaaagacCGTGTCTATGATTTTTTGCCTGGATTGAATCCTGAATTTGATCAAGTTAGGTTACAAATCCTTGGCAAGGAGGACACACCATCTCTAGAAGAGACAATTTCATTGATTCGAGCAGAAGAAAGCCGTAGGAGTGTTATGCTTGAACCACAAACTATGGAAGGGTCAGCCTTAGTAGCAAAAACAGATCatcaagaaaaaggaaagagtgATTTGCCTAAATACCCAGGGAGAGAAAACCAGTGGAAAGAGAACAAAGATAATCTCTGGTGCACCCATTGCAAGAAACCAAGGCACACAAAAGAGAAATGTTGGAAGTTGAATGGTAAGCCACCAAGCCGAGAGTGGGGAAACCGTGGGGGGCAACAGAGGCCTCAAGCACACATGGCAGAGCAGAAAAAAACCGAAGAAAATTCTGCAACAGGGGGGTTCAACAGTGAAGAAATTGAGAAGTTAAGAAGTTTGTTAGGGTCTCTTGAGAAGCCTTCTGGAGCTTGTTCTTTGGCTCTTTCAGGTAAACCTTCATTTCCTTTTTGCATGAATGCctcagataaattttatatcaattcttAG
- the LOC123211338 gene encoding COP1-interacting protein 7-like encodes MKADTPLDYAMFQLSPRHSRCELFVSTDGNTEKLASGLVKPFVTHLKVAEEQVERAVQSIKLEVGKCDNAKTWFTKGTLERFVRFVTTPEVLELVNTFDAEMSQLEAARKIYSQGSRDQLSGVTGGDVIGKTAAADATKKELLRAIDVRLVAVRQDLNAAYARAASAGFDPETVSELQYFADQFGAHRLNEACSKFSSVCQRRPDLICPWKPGVNDQAVRASWGSDMSIDDPNEDHSWPHQISQNKSQNPSIQDQHQQQQQRTTQNQNHLNQPKLTICQLPKSIFTSQQQQQGNSEEKNQEEKKKEEDAVTESSTSQPPSRRLSVQDRINLFENKQKESSSGSGSKPPVVGKSVELRRLSSDVSSSSTNTNTGTAEKAVLRRWSGASDMSIDLGNERKESNFSDSPLCTPSSLSLSQSKSNVFSDVSEDIKDQKDKKGLINLASSEKVEFKGRGDRVADSVLKNQGEGQVRIGGFPEQVGSKGGKNLKDQVGSQVNQLKSFTDRNDQVSVTDQGVSQEKLKGASGSGEKSDQFKVQAGFQEIVGVKDQAALQIQTGNSVGRVADFTSGRETENRVDDAELIHQLAFYSRFSASQSHTRSLSGQFEGGIGVKVREARDKVSAADQLALHPQWKSFTEVEEAGKKDLVFRREQIKAEDSGSQRMKFQKQVAAGSEQIKKLQGRRDESGSVFSGKKVSQSQEGFAAVPTLPAEQVQRSRQSKGNQELNDELKMKANELEKLFAEHKLRVPQDQSSSTRRSKPADTHIEQAVGSHHRKPTVSEISPAQFPDKSTVIKPSGSSSNMAMFSTPMKISDNQDYGDSLRQNFSELGLSNESRGKFYERYMQKRDAKLREEWSSRREEKEAKLKAMQDSLERSRAEMKAKFSGSSDRQDSVSTTAQHVEKLKSFNFRSTMKIEQHPISSIQSEEDEDLSEMFELKYYGQDRSFIETSFGDNASKGSQAKKLLPNRSMSLSTPRPAAAPIPRSSSKNSNSGSERRRPQSENPLAQSVPNFSDFRKENTKPYSGVSKVTSRSQVRNNAHSKSISEEVALVKEEKPRRLNSLRKSSAGPMEFSDMAPLNSDGVVLAPSKFDKEQSDQSFQEKYLKSSESKPFLKKGNGIGPGAGASIAKLKASMAAEALRNEEEYNEAFEAEDSTNMAKEDDEEEELETVEVEECIEIDNGKSRLSQGSDKVGNSGSENGDPLRSPSEVDPSSVAELPAPLPSTFRMVGSLQDSPGESPVSWNSHMYHPFSYPHETSDIEAFLDSPIGSPASWNSHSHTQTEADAARMRKKWGSAQKPFIALNSSHNQSRKDVTKGFKRLLKFGRKNRGTESLVDWISATTSEGDDDTEDGRDPANRSSEDLRKSRMGFIQGHPSDDGFNESELFNERVQALHSSIPAPPANFKLREDHMSGSSIKAPRSFFSLSTFRSKGSDSKPR; translated from the exons ATGAAGGCAGATACCCCTCTTGATTATGCGATGTTCCAACTCTCACCAAGGCACTCGCG GTGTGAGTTGTTTGTTTCTACTGATGGGAACACTGAGAAGCTTGCCTCAGGGTTAGTGAAGCCATTTGTGACTCATTTAAAGGTTGCAGAGGAACAGGTTGAAAGGGCAGTTCAGTCAATTAAGCTTGAAGTTGGAAAATGTGACAATGCCAAGACGTGGTTCACAAAAGGAACACTTGAAAG GTTTGTGCGTTTTGTTACTACACCAGAGGTTTTGGAACTGGTCAATACATTTGATGCAGAGATGTCTCAGTTGGAAGCAGCTAGGAAAATATATTCTCAG GGGTCTAGGGATCAACTTTCTGGTGTGACAG GTGGGGATGTTATTGGAAAAACAGCAGCAGCTGATGCAACAAA GAAGGAACTTTTAAGGGCAATTGATGTGCGTCTAGTTGCAGTTAGACAGGACTTAAATGCAGCTTACGCTCGTGCAGCATCTGCTGGTTTCGACCCTGAAACTGTTTCTGAACTCCAGTACTTTGCTGATCAGTTTGGTGCGCATCGCTTGAA TGAAGCTTGCTCCAAATTTAGCTCAGTGTGTCAAAGAAGACCAGATCTGATCTGCCCATGGAAGCCAGGTGTCAATGATCAAGCGGTCCGAGCCTCATGGGGATCTGACATGTCAATTGATGACCCCAATGAAGACCATAGTTGGCCCCACCaaatttctcaaaataaatCCCAGAACCCATCCATCCAAGACCAACATCAACAACAGCAACAAAGAACAACTCAAAACCAAAACCATCTTAACCAACCAAAACTCACCATATGTCAGCTGCCCAAGTCCATTTTCACATCACAACAGCAGCAGCAAGGGAACTCAGAGGAAAAAAACcaggaagagaagaagaaagaagaggatGCTGTAACTGAGTCATCAACAAGTCAACCTCCTTCTAGGCGACTCAGTGTGCAAGACAGAATCAACCTTTTTGAAAACAAACAGAAGGAAAGCTCATCAGGCTCTGGTAGCAAACCTCCTGTTGTTGGAAAATCAGTGGAGCTAAGGAGACTCTCATCTGATGTATCATCTTCATCTACTAACACAAACACAGGCACTGCAGAGAAGGCTGTGTTGAGAAGATGGAGTGGTGCAAGTGATATGAGCATTGACTTAGGCaatgaaagaaaggaaagtAATTTCTCGGATAGTCCCTTGTGCACACCATCTTCATTGTCTCTTTCTCAGTCCAAAAGTAATGTTTTTTCAGATGTGTCAGAGGATATTAAGGACCAGAAAGATAAAAAAGGTTTAATTAATTTGGCGAGTTCTGAGAAAGTTGAGTTTAAGGGCAGGGGAGATAGAGTTGCTGATTCTGTATTGAAAAACCAAGGTGAGGGGCAAGTGAGGATTGGAGGGTTTCCGGAACAGGTGGGATCGAAGGGTGGAAAGAATTTGAAGGATCAAGTGGGTTCACAAGTGAACCAGCTCAAGTCTTTCACAGATAGGAATGACCAGGTTAGTGTGACTGATCAAGGGGTTTCTCAGGAGAAGTTGAAGGGTGCTTCAGGTAGTGGAGAGAAGAGTGATCAGTTTAAAGTTCAAGCCGGTTTCCAGGAGATTGTTGGGGTGAAGGACCAAGCTGCTTTGCAAATCCAGACTGGAAATTCTGTGGGTAGAGTGGCAGATTTTACTTCTGGTAGAGAGACTGAGAATAGAGTAGATGATGCTGAACTGATACATCAGCTAGCATTTTATTCACGTTTTAGTGCTTCTCAAAGTCATACCCGGTCTCTCTCAGGACAGTTTGAAGGTGGGATTGGAGTAAAAGTCAGGGAAGCTCGGGATAAAGTTTCTGCAGCTGATCAGTTGGCATTGCACCCACAATGGAAATCTTTTACAGAAGTTGAAGAAGCAGGGAAGAAGGACTTGGTGTTCAGAAGGGAACAGATCAAAGCAGAAGATTCTGGGAGCCAGAGAATGAAGTTTCAGAAACAGGTTGCTGCAGGTTCTGAACAGATTAAGAAGTTGCAAGGTAGGAGAGATGAAAGTGGTTCAGTTTTTTCTGGTAAAAAGGTTTCACAGAGTCAAGAGGGTTTTGCTGCTGTTCCAACATTACCAGCTGAGCAAGTTCAGAGATCAAGGCAGTCAAAGGGAAATCAGGAACTTAATGATGAGCTGAAAATGAAGGCAAATGAATTGGAAAAGCTTTTTGCAGAACACAAGCTCCGGGTTCCCCAGGATCAGTCCAGTTCCACAAGGAGAAGCAAGCCTGCTGACACACATATTGAGCAGGCAGTAGGTTCACATCACAGAAAACCAACAGTGTCAGAAATATCTCCTGCTCAATTTCCTGACAAAAGCACTGTTATCAAACCATCTGGGAGTTCCAGTAATATGGCAATGTTCAGTACACCAATGAAGATATCAGACAATCAGGATTATGGTGATTCCTTGAGGCAGAATTTTTCTGAGCTTGGTTTGTCTAACGAGTCCAGAGGAAAATTTTATGAGAGGTATATGCAGAAAAGAGATGCAAAACTGAGGGAAGAGTGGAGTTCTAGAAGGGAAGAAAAGGAAGCCAAGTTAAAAGCCATGCAGGACAGTCTTGAGCGAAGCAGGGCTGAGATGAAGGCTAAATTTTCTGGTTCCTCAGACAGACAGGATTCAGTTTCTACTACTGCTCAGCATGTGGAGAAActcaaatctttcaattttcGATCAACTATGAAGATTGAGCAG CATCCTATAAGTTCCATTCAaagtgaagaagatgaagatctttCTGAAATGTTTGAGCTGAAATATTATGGACAAGATAGATCATTCATTGAGACATCTTTTGGGGATAATGCTTCTAAAGGTTCTCAAGCTAAGAAGCTTTTGCCTAATAGAAGTATGTCTTTATCTACACCTCGCCCTGCTGCAGCACCGATTCCTCGGTCATCAAGCAAAAATTCCAATTCTGGTTCTGAAAGGCGAAGACCCCAATCAGAAAATCCTCTGGCACAGTCTGTTCCGAATTTTTCTGACTTCAGAAAAGAGAACACAAAGCCTTACTCTGGGGTCAGCAAAGTGACAAGCCGTTCACAGGTGAGAAATAATGCCCACAGCAAGAGTATTAGTGAAGAAGTAGCTCTTGTCAAGGAAGAAAAGCCCAGGAGGTTGAATTCTTTGAGAAAAAGTTCTGCTGGTCCTATGGAGTTCTCTGATATGGCTCCTTTGAATTCTGATGGTGTTGTGTTGGCACCTTCGAAATTTGATAAAGAACAAAGTGACCAGAGCTTccaagaaaaatatttgaaaagttctGAGTCAAAGCCATTCCTCAAAAAGGGTAATGGCATAGGTCCTGGCGCTGGAGCTAGTATTGCCAAACTGAAAGCTTCAATGGCTGCAGAGGCTTTGAGAAATGAGGAAGAATATAATGAGGCTTTTGAGGCTGAAGATTCAACAAATATGGCAAAAgaggatgatgaagaagaagagctTGAAACCGTGGAGGTTGAAGAATGTATTGAAATAGATAATGGTAAATCAAGACTAAGCCAGGGATCAGACAAAGTGGGTAATTCTGGATCTGAAAATGGTGATCCCTTGCGATCTCCTTCTGAAGTTGACCCTAGTTCAGTTGCTGAATTACCTGCTCCCTTGCCTTCCACATTCCGTATGGTAGGCTCTCTGCAAGACTCACCAGGAGAAAGTCCCGTGTCATGGAACTCACACATGTATCATCCATTTTCTTACCCTCATGAGACCTCAGATATTGAGGCCTTTTTGGACTCTCCAATTGGGAGTCCTGCATCTTGGAATTCTCATTCTCATACACAAACAGAGGCTGATGCTGCACGCATGAGGAAAAAATGGGGCAGTGCACAGAAACCTTTCATTGCTTTGAATTCATCTCATAATCAGTCCCGAAAGGATGTTACTAAAGGGTTTAAGAGATTATTGAAGTTTGGAAGGAAAAATCGTGGGACAGAAAGTTTGGTTGACTGGATTTCAGCTACAACTTCTGAAGGAGATGATGACACTGAAGATGGGAGGGATCCTGCCAATCGTTCTTCAGAAGACTTGAGGAAGTCCAGAATGGGGTTCATTCAGGGTCATCCTTCGGATGATGGCTTCAATGAAAGCGAGTTGTTCAATGAACGGG TTCAAGCTTTACATAGCTCTATCCCAGCGCCTCCAGCAAACTTTAAGCTGAGGGAGGACCATATGTCAGGAAGCTCCATAAAAG CACCACGATCTTTTTTCTCACTCTCAACATTTAGAAGCAAGGGAAGTGACTCTAAGCCTCGATAA